In a single window of the Arachis hypogaea cultivar Tifrunner chromosome 6, arahy.Tifrunner.gnm2.J5K5, whole genome shotgun sequence genome:
- the LOC112695920 gene encoding uncharacterized protein: MAKVATASSVPPSSLGIGSVPLKAGSMAKRKTPSELRGEQLKRASVVDHTDESSQPSANLTNTAGVGKRPKRLGLTGAPRYVETRVDGVFPAKKSRFRVVSGKDNAKESPSLEQTNNLNNIAAFSASDTKRQQGISCLENSVASTDVVEDDNLQALQTNEKCSQGKFLNVAELSSAADRSSGSAAAIDMGKALKGLAAFEPQASSGLAADSSEKCGDLSSNFTGNFVSECQVPGQKAPLDLTLKTSIRVVSSSSVNWIHRSAVCGTMPFFQHCFSTNQNMTGSQSFKGLHSWMYPQSVLPPALISALSSSTADGELDFLSKRQSAWEESFRDLYYMLRKNICGLFYVCTSQFVVMFIGGDGSGSSKYSCNAYMSQSTRGLRSLLKEHDVCFSMPLCRSKVEQASTEDLVELSEIEKQNLGQTRRLRSFSDVDNSPESLLVFNGNNDVHGLYDLLLNYRPLLTSLSAMDVPVLCSSVPFQNAALSSPDIKCMEMRRAEHIAASYNGSDWRDGDGEPAQGSPDGLSCSLEISDTFLPPWIICGICALLSSEGGRFEASFVTEPSSIGLNVALKSICEKLKSEDVSIESMQNRSKILGIPEAAVTSSLWSSSLKGLKYCDGSYTASLSAV; this comes from the exons AACCCTCAGCAAATTTGACTAA CACTGCTGGGGTCGGAAAAAGGCCTAAAAGACTGGGACTGACAGGGGCCCCAAGATATGTGGAGACACGAGTTGATGGAGTATTTCCTGCCAAAAAGTCCAGGTTTAGGGTTGTCTCTGGAAAGGACAATGCAAAG GAAAGTCCATCTTTGGAGCAAACCAACAACCTGAATAATATTGCAGCTTTTTCTGCATCAGATACCAAGAGACAACAGGGAATTTCATG CTTGGAGAATTCTGTTGCTTCAACTGATGTTGTTGAAGATGATAACTTGCAAGCTTTGCAAACAAATGAGAAGTGCAGTCAAGGGAAGTTTCTTAATGTTGCCGAGCTTTCATCAGCTGCTGACAGATCTTCTGGCTCTGCAGCAGCTATTGACATG GGCAAAGCATTAAAAGGACTAGCTGCATTTGAACCTCAGGCATCAAGTGGTTTAGCTGCTGATTCTTCTGAAAAATGTGGTGATCTGTCATCAAACTTCACTGGAAATTTTGTGTCAGAATGTCAAGTACCTGGCCAAAAGGCTCCTCTGGATCTTACTCTAAAAACCAGTATTCGGGTAGTATCCTCTTCTTCAGTGAATTG GATACATAGGTCAGCTGTATGCGGTACAATGCCTTTCTTCCAACATTGTTTCTCCACTAATCAAAACATGACAGGTTCCCAGAGCTTTAAAGGTTTACATTCCTGGATGTATCCTCAATCTGTTCTACCACCGGCTCTCATATCAGCCTTGAGCTCATCAACTGCAGATGGAG AACTGGACTTCTTAAGTAAACGGCAATCAGCTTGGGAAGAGTCCTTCCGAGATCTCTATTACATGCTTCGAAAAAACATATGTGGCCTTTTTTATG TTTGCACTTCCCAGTTTGTGGTGATGTTTATTGGTGGTGATGGCTCGGGTAGCTCCAAATACTCGTGCAATGCATATATGTCTCAGTCAACCAGAGGTTTAAGATCATTGTTGAAAGAGCAT GATGTTTGTTTCTCGATGCCTCTTTGCCGTTCAAAAGTGGAACAAGCTAGTACTGAAGATTTGGTTGAGCTCTCGGAGATAGAGAAGCAAAATCTGGGGCAG ACACGACGATTAAGATCGTTCTCTGATGTTGATAACAGCCCAGAATCTTTGCTGGTTTTCAATGGCAACAATGATGTACATGGTTTATATGACCTTTTACTAAATTACAG ACCTCTCTTGACCTCACTGTCTGCTATGGATGTACCTGTCTTGTGCTCTTCTGTGCCCTTTCAAAATGCTGCTTTGTCCTCCCCTGAT ATCAAATGTATGGAGATGAGAAGAGCTGAACACATTGCTGCTTCTTATAATGGATCTGATTGGAGAGATGGTGATGGTGAGCCTGCACAAGGATCACCAGATGGTCTTAGTTGCAGCCTTGAAATCAGCGACACGTTCCTTCCACCATGGATTATTTGTGGTATATGTGCACTGCTTAGTTCTGAAGGAGGAAGATTTGAGGCTAG TTTTGTGACGGAACCTAGTTCAATTGGCTTGAATGTTGCTCTTAAATCAATTTGTGAGAAGTTGAAATCTGAAGATGTCAGTATTGAAAGTATGCAAAACCGCAGCAAGATACTCGGCATCCCAGAAGCTGCGGTCACTTCTTCCTTATGGTCAAGTTCATTAAAAGGCTTAAAGTACTGTGATGGTTCTTATACAGCTTCCCTATCCGCTGTATGA